A stretch of the Nematostella vectensis chromosome 1, jaNemVect1.1, whole genome shotgun sequence genome encodes the following:
- the LOC5514413 gene encoding F-box/LRR-repeat protein 7, giving the protein MASVHAAKRRAGHLKMAAKVVQTALICSFPDNVMLNIFRYLDIKALCAASKVCRRWYHLGKDRSLWKAVDLRPWPLALRILWKVVRNRLCETVTELQIKGFLGTTKKHENISFSLLEEIKTKCPNLEKLTLCYCDMRNVDARCLPGTLKSLDLDHSIVPLGWFDSLDVDLFFANLLELNLTYCTRVSDQDLASIAKLTQLKCLNLSNCYRVGDNGIQQIATNLTNLLHLDLSNCTDITDLGLHHIGRHLVRLKYLYLTCCRRITDTGIEALVHSMAELQGLSLAKCRELTSTGIVTIAENCKQLKHLDITDCTLVNTQGLDTIRTTLPNCEIQGP; this is encoded by the coding sequence ATGGCGTCCGTTCATGCCGCCAAACGGAGAGCGGGGCACTTGAAAATGGCCGCTAAAGTAGTGCAAACGGCTCTGATTTGCTCCTTTCCAGACAACGTGATGCTAAACATCTTTAGGTATCTGGATATCAAGGCGTTGTGTGCTGCCTCCAAGGTTTGCCGTCGTTGGTATCATTTAGGCAAGGACCGCTCCCTGTGGAAAGCAGTTGATTTGCGTCCATGGCCTCTCGCTCTTCGGATTCTATGGAAAGTTGTTCGAAATCGTTTATGTGAGACGGTTACGGAGCTACAGATAAAAGGATTCTTAGGGACAACTAAAAAACACGAGAATATATCATTCTCTTTGctagaagaaataaaaacaaaatgtccaAATCTTGAGAAACTGACCCTGTGTTACTGTGACATGCGAAACGTGGATGCAAGATGTCTTCCTGGTACGTTAAAATCACTGGACTTGGATCATTCTATTGTACCCCTTGGTTGGTTTGACAGTCTTGACGTGGATTTGTTTTTTGCTAATTTATTGGAGCTTAATTTGACATATTGTACAAGAGTTTCTGATCAGGACTTGGCCAGCATTGCAAAGTTAACacaattgaagtgcttgaatCTTAGTAATTGTTACCGTGTTGGGGATAACGGAATACAACAAATCGCAACTAATCTGACAAATCTACTACACCTTGATCTCTCTAATTGCACAGACATAACAGATCTTGGATTACATCACATTGGGCGCCATTTGGTCCGCCTAAAATATTTGTATCTAACTTGCTGTAGACGTATTACAGATACAGGCATTGAAGCTTTAGTACACAGTATGGCAGAACTCCAAGGACTAAGTCTAGCCAAGTGCAGAGAGCTAACTAGTACTGGAATTGTTACAATTGCTGAGAATTGTAAACAGTTAAAGCACTTGGACATCACAGACTGCACCTTGGTAAACACACAGGGCCTGGACACAATAAGAACCACTTTGCCAAATTGTGAGATCCAAGGACCATAG
- the LOC5514453 gene encoding uncharacterized protein LOC5514453, which yields MARSLYSNSAPPDLTGSWYNTGFHGHYRSRPRTDFAIPFRQRVKPAPPQKFLNYSKERSNSHLFSRHDNRNTHSDMGDLETFFGMGLGKRKYTRASAGIATQHTKSTQDLITWRGNENDSMVSTYRTHFEKNPAITPIINETEPVHIRSNLNLRRRQLRAASAPPTRQAPPLLAWNEPDEAFYAKPGVGLRPQSSFVRQGQATASPFAATGNTEYGLVARPKSSLALQESTTSASDITESTPNSKSFTLLETITPLKTV from the exons ATGGCTAGGTCTCTTTACTCGAATAGCGCTCCTCCTGACCTAACAGGGAGCTGG TACAACACAGGCTTTCATGGACATTATAGAAGCAGGCCTCGTACAGACTTCGCGATACCTTTTCGCCAAAGAGTAAAACCAGCTCCTCCACAGAAGTTTTTGAACTATTCGAAG gAGCGTTCTAACAGCCATTTATTTTCACGACATGATAACAGAAACACTCACAGCGATATGGGGGATCTGGAGACATTCTTTGGAATG GGCCTTGGTAAGCGGAAATACACAAGGGCAAGTGCTGGTATTGCAACGCAGCACACAAAAAGTACACAAGACCTAATTACCTGGAGAGGCAATGAAAATGACTCCATGGTATCAACATACCGTACACACTTTGAAAAGAATCCTGCTATTACACCAATTATTAATGAAACAGAGCCTGTCCATATAAGATCAAATTTGAACCTTAGGAGACGGCAGTTGCGAGCTGCCTCTGCTCCACCAACAAGACAAGCACCTCCTTTATTGGCATGGAATGAGCCTGATGAAGCATTCTATGCCAAACCAGGAGTGGGGCTCCGACCACAGTCATCATTTGTCCGACAAGGGCAGGCCACTGCCAGTCCCTTTGCAGCAACAGGGAACACTGAATATGGGCTTGTTGCCCGACCTAAGTCATCTCTAGCTTTGCAAGAAAGTACTACAAGTGCTTCTGACATCACAGAGTCAACACCAAATTCCAAAAGTTTCACTCTCTTGGAGACAATTACCCCGTTGAAAACGGTTTAG
- the LOC5520683 gene encoding uncharacterized protein LOC5520683: MSKAKEFFFPEGESPEGRQELMTFKLTGIEKEIDDDFKYEDYKRDTGLSRPRLLLCSRRRISCGKANNLEDSDSDSDLLKSVFDSGYADSEAGPSFEFDKAALADILGTSREDNQSELIGTSEERKAIFKEQLEQLEESSRIDKEKDRLRLEEEQELTKQEEIRQKRRRRVLDEPAPGDQSVEVRIRHPRMGVLKRRFHVRSSVQAVYDWAGSVSATPLYFQLCKYPNTVIYPSDEISQACNEILNVVSRGQPVPLSVEEDSVTINDGQKLYIDIDMDDTIPDALHIGLSDTPPQMLLEDDEPMTEEEAIALTHYNVLNKKRQEELTKYLKTNIVEIDKDHIVEEILKLYKDTSLLQNYLEIECGLTATGDGVLREMLTSFWEKFLMRNGEGSREIPLPLGPSIARETYEILGRIYHHGFMLTGSFPVTIPRASIHYALFDCVKDECLEESFLNTLPAKQRETLSAALSSKSAASFPDKIVCDILEDYGNMRWPSQENICSIVKDVAVHELVAKPAMALQQFRSGMGEFWKDVPPQEIDAVYKLSQPTSRRVKAALRGNPLTKKEESVLRWLKLFIDECGDKMLRRFLVFCTASDSLAPDKTIQVRFESMPSAAIRPKAQTCFRILILPTNFCGYAAFQANMDIYLTYRDAWEMKDY; the protein is encoded by the exons ATGTCGAAAGCGAAAGAGTTTTTCTTTCCTGAGGGTGAGAGTCCGGAAGGTCGTCAAGAGCTTATGACTTTTAAGCTCACAGGAATTGAGAAGGAAATTGATGATGATTTCAAGTACGAAGACTACAAGAGAGACACGGGTCTTTCAAGGCCAAGGCTGCTCTTGTGCAGTCGTCGACGTATCAG CTGCGGCAAAGCAAACAACCTAGaagacagtgacagtgacagtgatctTCTTAAATCAGTATTTGATAGTGGCTATGCAGACTCTGAAGCAGGACCTTCTTTTGAATTTGACAAGGCAGCTCTCGCGGACATACTAGGGACAAGTAGAGAAGACAACCAAAGTGAATTGATCGGCACATCTGAGGAGAGAAAAGCCATTTTCAAGGAACAGCTAGAACAGTTAGAGGAATCAAGCAGAATAGACAAGGAAAAAGATCGTCTGCGTCTAGAAGAAGAGCAGGAACTAACCAAGCAAGAAGAAATACGCCAAAAAAGAAGACGGCGAGTGCTTGATGAACCCGCCCCTGGGGATCAGTCGGTAGAGGTACGTATACGACATCCTCGCATGGGAGTCTTAAAGAGAAGGTTTCACGTAAGATCAAGTGTACAAGCCGTCTATGATTGGGCAGGGTCGGTTAGTGCAACGCCTTTGTACTTTCAGCTATGCAAGTATCCAAACACTGTTATTTATCCTTCCGATGAAATATCACAAGCATGCAATGAAATCCTTAATGTGGTTTCAAGAGGACAGCCCGTGCCTCTTTCGGTCGAAGAGGATTCTGTGACCATCAATGACGGGCAAAAGCTCTACATCGATATCGATATGGATGACACAATACCAGATGCTCTTCATATCGGGCTATCTGATACACCACCACAAATGCTGTTGGAAGACGACGAACCAATGACGGAAGAAGAAGCCATTGCCCTTACCCATTACAACGtcttaaacaaaaaaagacaagaagAATTGACCAAGTACCTCAAAACAAATATTGTGGAAATAGATAAAGATCACATTGTTGAAGAGATTCTGAAACTATACAAAGATACGTCGCTACTGCAAAACTACTTAGAAATTGAATGTGGACTGACTGCCACAGGCGATGGAGTGCTCAGAGAAATGCTCACGAGTTTTTGGGAGAAATTCCTGATGCGAAATGGCGAAGGAAGTAGAGAAATACCCCTTCCACTTGGCCCAAGCATTGCACGCGAAACGTATGAAATACTTGGAAGAATTTATCATCATGGATTTATGCTAACGGGAAGCTTTCCTGTTACAATTCCCAGGGCGTCTATCCATTACGCCCTGTTTGATTGCGTTAAGGATGAATGCCTTGAAGAGTCGTTCCTGAACACTCTCCCTGCCAAGCAACGCGAAACACTTTCCGCTGCTCTTTCCAGCAAATCAGCTGCATCATTCCCTGATAAAATTGTGTGCGATATTCTTGAAGATTATGGCAACATGAGATGGCCGTCCCAAGAGAACATATGTTCTATTGTCAAGGATGTTGCCGTACATGAGTTGGTTGCTAAGCCTGCAATGGCTTTGCAGCAGTTTCGAAGTGGAATGGGAGAGTTTTGGAAGGATGTGCCACCGCAGGAAATTGATGCAGTGTACAAGCTGTCTCAGCCAACCTCACGTAGAGTCAAGGCAGCCCTTAGAGGTAATCCTCTAACCAAGAAGGAAGAGTCTGTACTGAGATGGCTGAAGTTGTTCATTGATGAGTGTGGCGATAAGATGCTACGGAGGTTTCTGGTTTTTTGCACGGCATCAGATAGCCTTGCGCCCGATAAAACTATTCAAGTTCGCTTCGAGTCAATGCCAAGTGCAGCAATCAGACCGAAGGCGCAGACATGTTTCCGAATCCTGATCCTGCCAACCAATTTCTGTGGCTATGCAGCATTTCAGGCCAACATGGACATATACCTGACTTACAGAGACGCATGGGAAATGAAAGACTATTAA
- the LOC116604078 gene encoding uncharacterized protein LOC116604078 isoform X1, giving the protein MSDARCQMQDVRCKMSDMICVRTRGSFGAFPRRVIAMSYYLPAFANEQGLSRNDLVKKYFHLGFEYKEMLALLYVHHGETLSLRHLKRLLRKINLKRREGVPDLATVIGMIENELFGSGNCIGYRQMHQRLRNDYHLQINSFRETVRIALRTLDPEGTERRKSHRLLRRTYRSQGPNYCWHIDGYDKLKPFGFCIHGCIDGYSRRIMWLRVASSNNDPAIVADYFAGCIRMIKGVPRRIRADNGTENVNIEVMQVFLHFGLNDEAAVSNFQYGTSVANQRIEAWWSQLRKSNSDFWITYFKDLRDRGLFDDNDLVQCSSLKFCYQGLIQDELDKVVKHWNTHRIRPYHNQETPPGRPDVLYNLPSLQGTQDYKSCIDLDDATFIAEKLCKKPNAFGCTEEFSDMFKMLMEEHNLQMPNVVEAEDLYVNLIHLTEASL; this is encoded by the exons ATGTCAGATGCAAGATGTCAGATGCAAGATGTCAGATGCAAGATGTCAGATATGATATGTGTACGAACACGTGGATCATTTGGAGCCTTCCCTAGAAGAGTCATTGCCATGTCGTATTATCTGCCAGCATTTGCTAATGAACAGGGACTTTCCC GAAATGATCTTGTTAAGAAGTACTTTCATTTAGGTTTTGAATACAAGGAAATGTTAGCTCTATTGTATGTCCATCATGGCGAGACCCTGAG CCTCCGACATTTGAAACGACTTCTACGTAAGATAAACCTTAAGAGGAGGGAAGGGGTACCTGACCTCGCAACAGTCATAGGCATGATAGAG AATGAGCTATTCGGAAGTGGAAACTGCATTGGTTACAGACAAATGCACCAGAGACTGCGAAATGATTACCATCTACAAATTAATAG TTTCAGAGAAACTGTACGGATTGCGTTGAGAACGCTTGACCCAGAAGGTACAGAACGCAGGAAATCTCACAGACTGTTAAGACGGACCTACCGCTCGCAA ggTCCGAACTACTGTTGGCATATAGATGGGTACGATAAGCTGAAGCCGTTTGGATTTTGCATCCATGGTTGCATTGACGG GTACTCCAGACGAATTATGTGGCTGAGGGTGGCATCATCTAACAACGACCCCGCTATAGTGGCCGACTACTTCGCTGGTTGCATTAGAATGATTAAAG GAGTGCCGAGGCGCATTAGAGCTGATAATGGAACAGAAAATGTTAACATTGAGGTGATGCAAGTATTCCTTCATTTTGGTCTGAATGACGAAGCAGCAGTTAGCAATTTTCAGTACGGAACATCGGTTGCAAATCAG CGGATCGAAGCTTGGTGGTCTCAGTTAAGAAAAAGTAATTCAGATTTCTGGATAACCTATTTCAAGGACTTGAGGGATAGGGGCCTTTTTGATGATAACGACTTGGTGCAGTG CTCTAGCCTCAAGTTCTGTTACCAGGGTTTAATTCAAGATGAGTTAGACAAAGTTGTAAAGCATTGGAACACTCACAGAATAAGACCTTATCACAATCAGGAAACCCCACCCGGAAGGCCGGATGTATTGTACAATCTTCCATCACTCCAAG GTACACAAGATTACAAAAGTTGCATTGACTTGGATGATGCCACTTTTATAGCAGAAAAGTTGTGCAAGAAGCCAAACGCATTTGGGTGCACAGAGGAATTCTCTGATATGTTCAAGATGCTCATGGAAGAGCACAATTTACAAATGCCGAATGTCGTGGAAGCTGAAGATTTGTATGTTAATCTTATACATTTAACGGAAGCTTCGTTATAA
- the LOC5514452 gene encoding ran-binding protein 3, which yields MRSVGSCTKMAESGAVAGGEASNTVVQGPVVAPPKFVFGQNMSDRIKNVVSSASSSVDSSPKPSEKTDSDGESESSVSKRPADGDSNKREFADDGVPLSPVKKVAKIFKADSEEEPRPFKLKPSLLNEVAKNLAGTKGEAKARTSPVPKTFGMSTSDASSTETRTGASSPEPLTLPKSQNYFQMFLNQKSDNSPKLEGSSNGGFVFGRNMGERVQFSVGEQNSQPEADKVVADTESSAEPAAASASPNKVEPKTLADVAKSCGTAQGPSSPSSSPDKRHLTLAEAAQVYQETAPQPIKSQLAKVAVVTGEEEERNVLQINCRLFLFEGETHTWKEKGRGTLRLNDMCQSMSESIFQSRLVMRTQGNLRVMLNTKLWPEMTLDRANDKSLRVTAVDGEHNDIKIYLIMGGPKDILQLYTAIDRRIQALKRGQQAQHSADSPVNLSASPQTNDSGNESTGFKDDKERQAATEQDDSSNDSNATGQDADKEGLSDDE from the exons atgcgcagtgtCGGTTCTTGTACAAAAATGGCGGAAAGCG GTGCTGTTGCCGGCGGAGAGGCTTCTAACACTGTTGTTCAAG GACCGGTTGTTGCTCCACCAAAGTTCGTTTTTGGTCAAAACATGTCAGATCGAATCAAG AATGTTGTGTCTAGTGCTTCTTCCAGTGTAGACAGTTCTCCAAAGCCATCAGAAAAGACAGACTCTGATGGTGAATCTGAGTCTTCAGTATCTAAG CGTCCTGCTGATGGAGATAGTAACAAGCGAGAGTTTGCTGATGATG GTGTCCCATTGTCTCCAGTAAAGAAAGTAGCAAAGATATTTAAGG CTGACTCAGAGGAGGAACCTAGACCTTTCAAGTTGAAGCCTTCACTTCTAAATGAAGTGGCAAAGAATCTGGCCGGCACTAAGG GTGAAGCCAAGGCTCGTACATCCCCAGTGCCAAAGACATTTGGAATGTCCACAAGCGATGCCAGCAGCACAGAGACCAGGACTGGGGCTTCATCACCAGAGCCTCTAACTTTGCCAAAGTCACAGAACTACTTCCAGATGTTTCTCAACCAGAAATCTGA taACAGTCCCAAACTGGAGGGGTCAAGCAATGGTGGCTTTGTTTTTGGTAGGAACATGGGAGAAAGAGTGCAG ttttcTGTTGGTGAGCAAAACAGCCAGCCAGAGGCAGATAAAGTAGTGGCTGACACTGAATCAAGTGCAGAGCCAGCTGCAGCCTCAGCTTCTCCTAACAAAG TAGAGCCAAAGACTCTAGCTGATGTGGCCAAGTCATGTGGTACTGCACAAGGTCCCAGTTCACCCAGCAGCTCCCCTGACAAGCGACATCTCACTCTTGCCGAGGCTGCACAAGTTTACCAGGAGACAGCACCCCAACCTATTAAATCACAGTTGGCTAAGGTGGCAGTAGTGACAGGGGAAGAGGAAGAGAGAAATGTGCTACAG ATCAACTGCCGGTTATTCCTCTTTGAAGGAGAGACACACACATGGAAGGAGAAAGGACGTGGCACTCTTCGATTGAATGACATGTGTCAATCTATGTCTGAAAGCATATTCCAATCCAGACTTG TTATGCGTACTCAGGGCAACCTGCGAGTAATGTTAAACACTAAGCTGTGGCCAGAGATGACGTTGGATCGTGCTAATGACAAAAGCCTGCGAGTGACAGCAGTAGACGGAGAGCACAATGACATAAAGATCTACCTTATTATG GGAGGGCCCAAGGATATCCTACAGCTCTACACTGCCATAGACCGACGGATACAAGCTCTGAAACGTGGTCAGCAAGCACAGCATAGTGCAGACAGCCCTGTCAACCTCAGTGCCAGTCCTCAGACAAATGACTCCGGCAATGAGAGTACTGGTTTCAAAGATGATAAGGAGAGACAAGCAGCTACAGAACAAGACGACAGCAGCAATGACTCCAATGCCACTGGCCAAGACGCTGATAAAGAGGGGTTAAGTGACGACGAGTGA
- the LOC5514414 gene encoding mitogen-activated protein kinase kinase kinase 3 produces the protein MMCHYDENTELELEPQEDAGRPGDNLSNLRSRLEDLALSRPPNSDEDHGDGLTLPPSPPVDDFNLDEEHSCEATTTSSDEFGSSNRPFPARSVSVPPQGHRTGDNIDSASAKSEPWGGRTFQDRLSSASSVLPSELNNEERQILIPPLDGKGQFGRWPMERLPVSDSGQFLEGDQWWSTGVHLGEGASGQCFTASLITESIKKTATETISQNEEEKDQAVSLDKETDVFCVKKCEYCQVEVNILLEASRKNILQIVTFYGAAIYKRDVCIFMELMFGSVALLYKEVFEGPLPEALYIPFTTDILKAVKFMHENGFIHNDIKGANVLVDDEGRTAKLTDFGSASSSENKNSSFKDDIWLLGCFILEMMNAKRPCCAMLKSGRQQDFTKNIPKAKNKITPVLERWCKLTSAVEILQLDIFK, from the exons ATGATGTGTCATTACGATGAAAATACGGAACTAGAATTAGAACCCCAAGAAGATGCAGGCCGCCCAGGTGACAACCTGTCAAATCTTCGAAGTAGATTAGAGGATTTGGCGCTTTCTAGACCCCCTAATTCTGATGAGGACCATGGTGATGGCTTGACGCTTCCACCGTCACCCCCTGTCGATGATTTTAATTTGGATGAAGAGCATAGTTGCGAGGCCACCACAACATCTTCTGATGAGTTTGGGTCTTCAAACCGTCCATTTCCTGCCCGATCTGTGAGTGTTCCACCCCAAGGACATCGGACAGGAGATAACATAGATAGTGCCTCTGCTAAGTCAGAGCCTTGGGGAGGTAGGACATTTCAAGACAGGCTGAGTTCTGCCAGCTCTGTTCTTCCTTCTGAGCTGAATAATGAGGAACGTCAGATTTTAATACCCCCGCTAGATGGAAAAGGACAG TTCGGCAGATGGCCAATGGAGAGGTTACCAGTCAGTGATTCAGGTCAATTTCTAGAAGGTGACCAGTGGTGGTCTACTGGTGTACATCTTGGTGAAGGTGCCTCTGGCCAGTGTTTTACTGCAAGTTTGATAACTGAAAGCATAAAAAAGACAGCAACAGAAACCATCTCTCAAAATGAAGAAGAGAAAGATCAAGCTGTATCCTTGGATAAAGAGACAGATGTATTCTGTGTGAAAAAG TGCGAATACTGCCAAGTTGAAGTCAACATACTCTTGGAAGCCTCAAGAAAGAATATTTTGCAAATTGTCACATTCTATGGGGCAGCAATTTACAAAAGAGATGTCTGCATTTTTATGGAGTTGATGTTTG GTTCAGTCGCTCTCCTTTATAAGGAAGTATTTGAAGGTCCACTGCCTGAAGCTCTTTATATTCCTTTCACAACAGACATTCTTAAAGCCGTAAAATTCATGCATGAAAATGGTTTCATCCATAATGATATCAAAG GGGCAAATGTATTAGTAGATGACGAAGGGAGAACTGCAAAATTGACTGATTTTGGCAGTGCTAGCAGTTCAGAAAATAAG AACTCCTCATTCAAAGATGACATTTGGTTGCTTGGATGTTTTATTCTTGAGATGATGAATGCTAAGCGCCCTTGTTGTGCAATGCTCAAGTCAGGACGACAACAagattttacaaaaaatatacctaaggctaaaaataaaatcacacCTGTGTTGGAAAGGTGGTGCAAACTGACAAGTGCAGTAGAGATTTTGCAATTGGACATTTTTAAATAA
- the LOC116604078 gene encoding uncharacterized protein LOC116604078 isoform X2, with amino-acid sequence MSDARCQMQDVRCKMSDMICVRTRGSFGAFPRRVIAMSYYLPAFANEQGLSRNDLVKKYFHLGFEYKEMLALLYVHHGETLSLRHLKRLLRKINLKRREGVPDLATVIGMIENELFGSGNCIGYRQMHQRLRNDYHLQINRETVRIALRTLDPEGTERRKSHRLLRRTYRSQGPNYCWHIDGYDKLKPFGFCIHGCIDGYSRRIMWLRVASSNNDPAIVADYFAGCIRMIKGVPRRIRADNGTENVNIEVMQVFLHFGLNDEAAVSNFQYGTSVANQRIEAWWSQLRKSNSDFWITYFKDLRDRGLFDDNDLVQCSSLKFCYQGLIQDELDKVVKHWNTHRIRPYHNQETPPGRPDVLYNLPSLQGTQDYKSCIDLDDATFIAEKLCKKPNAFGCTEEFSDMFKMLMEEHNLQMPNVVEAEDLYVNLIHLTEASL; translated from the exons ATGTCAGATGCAAGATGTCAGATGCAAGATGTCAGATGCAAGATGTCAGATATGATATGTGTACGAACACGTGGATCATTTGGAGCCTTCCCTAGAAGAGTCATTGCCATGTCGTATTATCTGCCAGCATTTGCTAATGAACAGGGACTTTCCC GAAATGATCTTGTTAAGAAGTACTTTCATTTAGGTTTTGAATACAAGGAAATGTTAGCTCTATTGTATGTCCATCATGGCGAGACCCTGAG CCTCCGACATTTGAAACGACTTCTACGTAAGATAAACCTTAAGAGGAGGGAAGGGGTACCTGACCTCGCAACAGTCATAGGCATGATAGAG AATGAGCTATTCGGAAGTGGAAACTGCATTGGTTACAGACAAATGCACCAGAGACTGCGAAATGATTACCATCTACAAATTAATAG AGAAACTGTACGGATTGCGTTGAGAACGCTTGACCCAGAAGGTACAGAACGCAGGAAATCTCACAGACTGTTAAGACGGACCTACCGCTCGCAA ggTCCGAACTACTGTTGGCATATAGATGGGTACGATAAGCTGAAGCCGTTTGGATTTTGCATCCATGGTTGCATTGACGG GTACTCCAGACGAATTATGTGGCTGAGGGTGGCATCATCTAACAACGACCCCGCTATAGTGGCCGACTACTTCGCTGGTTGCATTAGAATGATTAAAG GAGTGCCGAGGCGCATTAGAGCTGATAATGGAACAGAAAATGTTAACATTGAGGTGATGCAAGTATTCCTTCATTTTGGTCTGAATGACGAAGCAGCAGTTAGCAATTTTCAGTACGGAACATCGGTTGCAAATCAG CGGATCGAAGCTTGGTGGTCTCAGTTAAGAAAAAGTAATTCAGATTTCTGGATAACCTATTTCAAGGACTTGAGGGATAGGGGCCTTTTTGATGATAACGACTTGGTGCAGTG CTCTAGCCTCAAGTTCTGTTACCAGGGTTTAATTCAAGATGAGTTAGACAAAGTTGTAAAGCATTGGAACACTCACAGAATAAGACCTTATCACAATCAGGAAACCCCACCCGGAAGGCCGGATGTATTGTACAATCTTCCATCACTCCAAG GTACACAAGATTACAAAAGTTGCATTGACTTGGATGATGCCACTTTTATAGCAGAAAAGTTGTGCAAGAAGCCAAACGCATTTGGGTGCACAGAGGAATTCTCTGATATGTTCAAGATGCTCATGGAAGAGCACAATTTACAAATGCCGAATGTCGTGGAAGCTGAAGATTTGTATGTTAATCTTATACATTTAACGGAAGCTTCGTTATAA